The bacterium sequence CATAAAATGGATTGCTTGTGCCTGTTTTACTCTGGTAACCTGCCGTAATCGAGGTTGTGCCTGCTCTGGTGATGGTAATAGTGCCATCCCAGATGCCACCAGTGAAGTTAGAGATGATAGTAGGTTGGATGGTTTGAGAAAGGTCAGAGAGTCCGACTTTATCTTTGAAATTTAGCACTACATCACCAAATTCATCATAAGCAGTCATCTTTATTCGAAATCCTGCCCCTGCTATTTGGGGAGAGGAAATTGTGCCAAACAGGAAATATTCTACGCCAGTGATATAGAAGAACGTCCTTGCCTCATATTCTGAAATAAGTCCATAGGCAGTAATGGTTATCGTGCCAAATCCCTGGTCATCTACGGTAAAGGTAGTAGTAAAAGAACCATCAACACAGGTAGATAGAGCAATAGTGGTAGTATTGCCAAATTCTATGCGAATGGTTTCTGTGGAGTAGAAATTGCACCCGCTAATAGTGACTCGCTTACCTACTACACCCTTTGTAGGTGAAATCAAGGTAATCATCGCCGGTGAGGGTGTTCTCTCCACAGCAATATTAGAAAGTGGGGAGAGATTGAAGTCATCATCCCTGGCGCGAATACAGAAATAGTAGGTGGTAGTTGGGGAGAGATTAGGGACGGTAAAAGATTCAGGAGAGCCAGCATCTTTGGGAACAATAGTGGATGTAGCTTTGTTAGTCAGGTGCCAGTTTTGTGGGGTGATAGTCCAGGTAGCGTAGCGGATAAAGTAGCAGGTAGAAGAGCCTGTATCTTTGTCATCACCAGGTGCCGTCCAGGTTAAGTCAATAGAGGTAGGTTTGGGATTAAGAGCTGTAAGGTCAGTTATGCGAGAAGGGGAAACAATATCTGTATTATAGCAATTAGTCCGACGCATATCGTGATTTGCCATCGGCCATTCCAGTGCCCCTGGTGTGCAACTGCCCCAATAGTCCCAGATGTAAAGCTTGCGCCATACACTCTCATTCTCTGGTTCTTGCCCCATACCTATCATCTCTATATCCCCGTCCAAATCAATATCTGCTATGGTGATAAAAGAGATTATATAATCAGTTGGTCTGGTAAATAAACTTGCTTTAATGTTACCAGTATCCTCCCAAATAGTTATTGTCCCACCGTTGGGTGTGATAATCTCTGGTTTATTATCCATGTCAACATCTGCCAATTTACCAAAATCAATTCTTCCAATAATACCTTCTTTAGGCCAACCGACTACATCACTACCATTGTGGTGAAGAACATAAAGTTTATTAGGATCCTCAGTGGAAATAATCACTTCCATATCTTTATCATTATCTATATCTCCCAGCATAATCTCCAGGATTTTGTTGCCATCTATCTTCTTTGGCCACCCTGGCACATCACTACCATCAGGGTTTAAGGCATATACCTTTAATCCACTATCAATAATCCCAAGCAGAATTTCCAGTTCTTTATCTTCATCAAAATTCCCTACTGCGATTCTATCAGAACCAAGGTTAGATTTTGGCCAACCATGAATTATCTTTCCCTCTCCATCCCAAACATACATTCCTTTTGCTGATGATGAAATAATCTCATCTCCTTGCTTGCCATCAAGATTTACTACAATAGGATGATTATAATCACCGTCTTTTGGCCAATCACCGGATACTATGCTTCCATTATTGTGGAATGCATACAACTTATTATCTCCATTATCTTTCAACTCTACTACAATCTCTAACTCTCCATCTCCATCTATATCTCCTATTGCTGGTGATGAGGAACATTCCATTTCCTTTGGAAAACCAGGCACATCACTACCATCGTCATTCCACACATATAACTTATCTCCACTAACTACAATTTCTAACCTATCATCATTATCAATATCAGCTAATATAATCTGTGAGATTTTTTCTTCTCCTACTATTTTTTTGGGCCAGCCTGGTTGAAGACTACCATTATGATGCCAGAAATATAATAGACAAGTCCTATCTAAGGCTACAATTTCTAAGTTTCCATCTCCGTCTATATCGCCTACTGCCTGGGATAGTAAGGAATACCCTTGTAGAAACTTAGGCCAACCATCTTGATAATAATTTATCTCCAAAGGTTTATAGGCAATATTGTTAATCGTTCCTGCCTCTGGGATAGTATCATAAGGGTCAACTACTACATAGAATTTATATTCACCTACAGGGAGATGAGGAGTCCAATTTATATCTACTATTCCTTTGTCTTTCGCCTTAATAGTAGTTATTGTTTTAGAACCTATCTCTATTCCATTTTTTGGTTCATCAAGGAAAAATTTAACCAATACATTTCCTGCATCTATACCCCCATAATTATGGATGGTAGTAGTAATGGTAGTTAGTTGTCCTGGTTTTGGATATGGAGGAATAAAACAAACATCAGTTGGCTGAACCTCTAACTCTGCTTTATCTTGTTCTGGAGGAACCCTTGCAGTAGTTACCGCCGGGTCACCTAATAGATTAAATTCCTCATACAATAACTTAAGGCGAATATAGGCATTGATAACTACCTCGCCGAGACAAAAGGTATAGGGATTGTTCTCTGCCATAAAATCATATGCCTCTTTCATCCACATTTCGTATGGACCGCATATTGTAGATGCCCCCCAATACGCAATTCCTCCACCATTTTCTTTCTTAATAAAGAGTTCACCAAGGGAATCATCCACATCATTAAAACAAGCGGTGTCACAGGCAACAGCAAAAATAATTGGTAACATCCCTCCATTAGAAAGTTTCTTGACATGTCTATTACAAAAACTAACATTAACTCCGAACTGAACTGCCCATCCCAAGAAATTACCATGACCTTCGTAAGCTACAAGGAGTTGACCATTGTTAATTGCATTATATACATCGTCTCCATTTCCTCCCTGGTCTCCATTGATTACAGTAACCTCAAATCCTGCAGGTATAAGAATATTATCTTTTACATAATTTCGAGTAACCCAACGAGATTCTACTCCATCAACTAATAAAGCTCTATTTTGCCACTGACCGGGAACAGGGTTCTTCTCAAATTGAATTATCTTATCTACAAGTATTTTTGCTTCTGTGCCCATCTGTAATGGTAGTCTCCCAAGCATTATATCTGGTAATTTATATCCCTCAGTTAAATCACTCTCATTAAGGTAAGTATACCAAATATCACTGGCACATGGTATTCCACTATATCCGCTTCCTCTATGTGCTGGAACATATCCAGGCGGGAAGAGATTTGGTCCAAGTTCAGCATCTCCAAAGATAAGAACATAACCCAGATGGTTATCTGCCATTGAAGGTGCTTTCCAGGTGTTATAAGCATATTCTATGAAATTTTTGATTGAGATATCCTGGGTTTCTGTCCCTTGAGGTGGAGGAAACTCATTATAGATATTAGTGGTACTAACTATTGCTACATCAAAGCCGTTATATTCTACTCGATGAGTGGCTAATCTTTTCAAGTCAGCATTATCATAAAAATCAGGAGAGGTAATTATCAAATAATCTGCAGAGTTTGCTGGGTCTTTAAGAAGGGTTGGATAAGTTAATGTCCCTACCCTTTCTGGTACTGGAATACGAGGTAGAACAGGAGGTTTATAGTTTAATACTGCCCTTTTTAACACATCAGCAAAAGGGCCTCCTTTATTAATGGATTGCTTTAAAGGGAAAGATACCTTTTTCTTTTTGGGGAGATATTTTAACTCAATCTTTAACTTAGAATGTATCTGAAGTTGCTTTTTCGCAGGATTGAACTGGATAGGATGAACCTCTAACCTGAGTATTCGCTGGTCCCTTACATAAGCTGTGGTATATGTTGCTATCTCATAAGGATAAAAGATGGATTGTTGGTAAAATTCCTCATCAAGATAGAATTCCTCAGCAAGGTATTCATAACCCTCGGCTGTAGTTTTTATTACTTGCCTGGGAACAGGATAGATTAAGTAGGAATTGGGAAGTGGGAAGTGGGAAGTAGAAATAAATGAAAGATTAATTTCAACATCATCCGGGATAGCAAGTAAGATTTGAATAAATGGCAGTTTTGGTTTGCCAACTTCTTGGGTAAAACTGTATTCATGCCCTGGAATACTCAAAATCTGAAATGTCTCTGTTCCTTCACTCCGAGCTCCGAGCTCCGAGCTCCGAGCTTGTTCCACATTCATCCCAGAGATACTTGCATCTAAGGTAATACCTGAAGTATCTTCTTTTACAACTACAATCTCAGGCTTTGTAGGCGAAGTGATACCTTCTTTAAATGCTACCCAATCTGCATTACTAATAGTTGGAAATAATATAAATAACATTAAGATAAATTTCTTTAGCATATTAGTATTTTACCATAAAAATGTATAAAAGGGAAGAGAAAAGTTAAAATAGTTTTTCACCGCAGAGACGCAGAGGACACAAAGAATAAAAAAGAGAGACCTGCCCTTTTACAGAAAAGGAAACAGGTCTCTCTCGTCAGTCGCTGGAATACTTCCTCACAAATACTCCTCTGTCAAGATTTAGAACTCTACTGCAAAGGTAATAAAGAATATATCCTCATACCTACCTGCAAAAGTACTATCACCTGGAACAACCCTTGCCCATAAGTCTTTGTTATAGCGAATGGCGGATCCTCCGCCGGGAGATGGTATCCTTGCATTTGGTGTTCTATAATCTCCATTTGGAGGTCCCACTAAACTCCTAAATTCATTCGCAGGAACAAAATCACCTGGCCCAGGATGACTACCACTTGCAGTGCCTAGAGCATAGTATGTGGGAATGGTTTGCGTACCACCAATTCTCTGTACATCTGCACACCCATCTACCGTCATCCTTAAATAGAATGGTTCTCTTATGGAAAGTGCCCGTGCATAAATATTTGTCCACCTGATCATGTAATCGTTTGGTAGACTTAAAGATTCCCACTCGAGATGTTGGTCAGCAATATCTACGATTAAACTTGTTTTTGTCCCATAGATATAGGTATGGGTCATAGTAGATACATATGGACCTGTACCATCATAGTGACAGGGAGTAACTTGTCCTAATCCCCAAGCATAGTCAGTAGCTTGATTAGTTTGCGTAAGATAAGCTTGTGTATCTTCTGCGTATACTGTAGTTGTATAGGTAGCGGTAGCAAGTAGCCCGAGGACAAGCATAGTAAGTAATGTTAGTTTTTTCATTTTTTTTCACCTCCTTTTGTTTTAGATTTTTATGTTCACTCTTCGCCAGCGTTGAAATATTTTACCACCTCCTTTTTGCTTTTGAAGAGAGAAGTTTCTCGCCACAGAGACACAGAGGACACAGAGATATTATTAAAATTATTCCCCACTAACTGGTCACTGGTCATTGGTCACTGGTCAGTAATTAATGACTAATGACCATTGACTATTGACTACTACGCAGGCTGAAGCCGTGCGGCTACCAACTCACTGAGAGGGATATGCGGTTCATATCTTCTGCACCATCCATTTCTCCACTTGATACATTGGCAAAATCAAGCTGATAGACTTTGTAGTCTATTCCAAACCCATAAGTTAAACCATCTACCTTCCTGCCTTTGTCAAGATAGCCGAGCCTTATCGCCAGAATATTGTAGCTATATTCAATGCCTGCGTTTATAGCCAGCTTGGAATTATAGAAATGCTTGTTTAAGTCCAGTGATAGGAGAAGATTATTCATTGGTTGGTAGGCAAGCCCGGCTCGTAGATTTAGCGGTAATTCATCTCCTTTTATTTTACTACCAAGATTTTCTATGCACGCACCAAGGGTTAAATTTGGTATTTGAGTCTTGCACAAGACCCCAAAGTCTATACCAAATCCCTTTCCTTTCATTTCCTTCAGGTCACGCTGGATGT is a genomic window containing:
- a CDS encoding C25 family cysteine peptidase translates to MLFILFPTISNADWVAFKEGITSPTKPEIVVVKEDTSGITLDASISGMNVEQARSSELGARSEGTETFQILSIPGHEYSFTQEVGKPKLPFIQILLAIPDDVEINLSFISTSHFPLPNSYLIYPVPRQVIKTTAEGYEYLAEEFYLDEEFYQQSIFYPYEIATYTTAYVRDQRILRLEVHPIQFNPAKKQLQIHSKLKIELKYLPKKKKVSFPLKQSINKGGPFADVLKRAVLNYKPPVLPRIPVPERVGTLTYPTLLKDPANSADYLIITSPDFYDNADLKRLATHRVEYNGFDVAIVSTTNIYNEFPPPQGTETQDISIKNFIEYAYNTWKAPSMADNHLGYVLIFGDAELGPNLFPPGYVPAHRGSGYSGIPCASDIWYTYLNESDLTEGYKLPDIMLGRLPLQMGTEAKILVDKIIQFEKNPVPGQWQNRALLVDGVESRWVTRNYVKDNILIPAGFEVTVINGDQGGNGDDVYNAINNGQLLVAYEGHGNFLGWAVQFGVNVSFCNRHVKKLSNGGMLPIIFAVACDTACFNDVDDSLGELFIKKENGGGIAYWGASTICGPYEMWMKEAYDFMAENNPYTFCLGEVVINAYIRLKLLYEEFNLLGDPAVTTARVPPEQDKAELEVQPTDVCFIPPYPKPGQLTTITTTIHNYGGIDAGNVLVKFFLDEPKNGIEIGSKTITTIKAKDKGIVDINWTPHLPVGEYKFYVVVDPYDTIPEAGTINNIAYKPLEINYYQDGWPKFLQGYSLLSQAVGDIDGDGNLEIVALDRTCLLYFWHHNGSLQPGWPKKIVGEEKISQIILADIDNDDRLEIVVSGDKLYVWNDDGSDVPGFPKEMECSSSPAIGDIDGDGELEIVVELKDNGDNKLYAFHNNGSIVSGDWPKDGDYNHPIVVNLDGKQGDEIISSSAKGMYVWDGEGKIIHGWPKSNLGSDRIAVGNFDEDKELEILLGIIDSGLKVYALNPDGSDVPGWPKKIDGNKILEIMLGDIDNDKDMEVIISTEDPNKLYVLHHNGSDVVGWPKEGIIGRIDFGKLADVDMDNKPEIITPNGGTITIWEDTGNIKASLFTRPTDYIISFITIADIDLDGDIEMIGMGQEPENESVWRKLYIWDYWGSCTPGALEWPMANHDMRRTNCYNTDIVSPSRITDLTALNPKPTSIDLTWTAPGDDKDTGSSTCYFIRYATWTITPQNWHLTNKATSTIVPKDAGSPESFTVPNLSPTTTYYFCIRARDDDFNLSPLSNIAVERTPSPAMITLISPTKGVVGKRVTISGCNFYSTETIRIEFGNTTTIALSTCVDGSFTTTFTVDDQGFGTITITAYGLISEYEARTFFYITGVEYFLFGTISSPQIAGAGFRIKMTAYDEFGDVVLNFKDKVGLSDLSQTIQPTIISNFTGGIWDGTITITRAGTTSITAGYQSKTGTSNPFY